The following are encoded together in the Malaya genurostris strain Urasoe2022 chromosome 3, Malgen_1.1, whole genome shotgun sequence genome:
- the LOC131434281 gene encoding uncharacterized protein LOC131434281, whose product MEKTCGQCSQIITGIDSVACRGYCGCMFHLACSGVSRALLGYFTSHQKNLFWMCDECAKLFENSHLRSITKSADENSPLVSLTEAINGLQKEIKSLSKPTPSQLNLRWPSIEHRRPAKRPRGPDLDASECIAGSKRIVENVVSVPICEKPADKFWLYLSRIRPDVTNDEISAMVRANLELSQDPVVVKLVAKGSDISNMTFVSFKVGLDPALQSIALDPSTWPQGIYFRQFEEKSTQKFWKPLASPSVTPTPGISQH is encoded by the coding sequence ATGGAGAAAACCTGTGGACAATGCAGTCAGATTATCACTGGCATTGATTCCGTTGCTTGTCGCGGCTACTGTGGATGCATGTTCCATTTGGCATGCTCGGGTGTTTCTCGCGCTCTGCTGGGGTACTTTACATCGCATCAGAAAAATCTATTTTGGATGTGTGATGAATGTGCCAAATTGTTCGAGAACTCGCATCTCCGATCTATCACCAAATCGGCAGACGAAAATTCGCCACTTGTGTCACTTACGGAAGCTATCAATGGTCTACAAAAAGAAATCAAGTCGTTATCAAAACCGACACCATCACAATTAAATCTTCGCTGGCCTTCTATCGAGCATCGTCGTCCGGCCAAAAGACCTCGCGGACCTGATTTGGACGCTTCTGAGTGTATAGCTGGATCGAAAAGAATCGTAGAGAACGTCGTCAGTGTTCCAATCTGCGAAAAACCAGCAGACAAATTTTGGCTGTATTTGTCTCGTATACGACCGGATGTCACCAACGACGAGATTTCTGCTATGGTGCGAGCCAACCTTGAGCTAAGTCAAGACCCAGTGGTAGTTAAACTGGTTGCCAAAGGTTCTGATATTAGCAACATGACCTTTGTGTCTTTCAAAGTTGGCCTTGACCCTGCATTGCAATCTATCGCTTTGGATCCTTCAACTTGGCCGCAAGGAATATATTTTCGCCAATTTGAGGAAAAATCGAcccaaaaattttggaaacctTTGGCGAGTCCGTCTGTAACGCCCACACCAGGAATATCTCAGCATTGA